One genomic region from Streptomyces sp. NBC_00457 encodes:
- a CDS encoding sirohydrochlorin chelatase, whose product MSSPTGPASGLPVRMPRPRQPGRHRRPEPLAAPDGAPAFVLAVPGTPSAATRSLSEEVVSIARSELPGLDARIGYLDGDDAEFPTLTSVLAHAAQERTARYEQARAAGVDAKQPDGPVAVVVPLLAGPDGALLRRVRQAVMDSRVAADLTDVLGPHPLLAEALHVRLSEAGLARADRARLFTVATAADGIVLASVGGEEAVQAAGITGMLLAARLAVPVMAAALDQDGSISSVAEQLRSSGSQQLALAPYLIGPEIDPGLVDAAAKEAGCSAAEPLGPYPAIGKLALAKYTTALGIAPQQAQGSPVR is encoded by the coding sequence ATGAGCTCCCCCACTGGGCCCGCGTCCGGCCTGCCAGTACGAATGCCGCGACCTCGCCAGCCCGGGCGGCACCGCCGACCCGAGCCCCTGGCGGCTCCCGACGGCGCGCCCGCGTTCGTCCTCGCGGTGCCGGGCACGCCCAGCGCCGCCACGCGCAGCCTCTCCGAGGAGGTCGTGAGCATCGCCCGCTCCGAGCTCCCCGGCCTGGACGCGCGGATCGGCTACCTGGACGGGGACGACGCGGAGTTCCCCACGCTCACGTCCGTGCTCGCGCACGCCGCCCAGGAGCGCACGGCCCGTTACGAGCAGGCGCGCGCCGCGGGTGTGGACGCCAAGCAGCCGGACGGCCCCGTCGCCGTCGTCGTGCCGCTGCTCGCCGGGCCGGACGGCGCACTGCTGCGCCGGGTCCGCCAGGCGGTCATGGACAGCCGTGTCGCGGCCGATCTGACCGATGTGCTCGGCCCGCACCCGCTGCTCGCCGAGGCGCTGCACGTGCGCCTGTCGGAGGCCGGTCTGGCCCGCGCCGACCGCGCCCGGCTGTTCACCGTGGCGACCGCCGCGGACGGCATCGTCCTGGCCTCGGTCGGTGGTGAGGAGGCCGTGCAGGCGGCCGGGATCACCGGCATGCTGCTCGCCGCGCGCCTCGCGGTGCCGGTGATGGCGGCGGCGCTCGACCAGGACGGCTCGATCTCGTCCGTCGCCGAGCAGCTGCGTTCCTCGGGCTCGCAGCAGCTGGCGTTGGCGCCCTATCTGATCGGCCCCGAGATCGACCCGGGCCTGGTCGACGCGGCGGCCAAGGAGGCGGGCTGCTCCGCCGCCGAGCCGCTCGGCCCCTACCCCGCGATCGGCAAGCTCGCGCTGGCCAAGTACACGACGGCGCTGGGTATTGCTCCGCAGCAGGCGCAGGGCTCGCCCGTGCGGTGA